The following proteins are encoded in a genomic region of Coffea eugenioides isolate CCC68of chromosome 6, Ceug_1.0, whole genome shotgun sequence:
- the LOC113776089 gene encoding uncharacterized protein LOC113776089, producing MSSNNSLVIHLYWGGKIVYVGGSMLYDPPMPKKVMFLRERVGFDELVDRAYNIMNLDRNKYKISLIFRICLHYGVFGAMPLMDDNGVDGMYFLKANSGHATEIYIEVEELLSLGRYDTQTLQIANPHIDGGTSLCGKEPMNIGGTTSLFKSQLIQLDSGDAQPTRRGCRRGTGRQHIEMDRPSGSRQAKRMSIVEPRDLETNAATVFEPTTNTDVELVDVDVDSEPEPDTDDSVDDDHNYDASEQRSKLGEGGITLIHVEPSAPCTIDVTPQLRYEAGVDATLRFDPLDVRGVEKLKFWNEHTKELQLGYLFHTKEHVKRAVKLWSIKKNREYKVRESTPTTWYVRCKARNSTPSCNWQLRATLRSSHKLWMIVTLADEHTCVCVCNNSDHRHLSEDIIAEYIIPHIIKDPFFKVKKIQTMVKKELHCNVSYKKAWSARRKAINIINGD from the coding sequence ATGTCGAGCAATAATTCCTTGGTGATTCATCTTTATTGGGGAGGAAAAATTGTATATGTTGGAGGATCAATGTTATATGATCCGCCTATGCCGAAAAAAGTTATGTTCCTCAGAGAAAGAGTAGGTTTTGATGAACTGGTGGACAGAGCGTACAACATTATGAATCTAGACCGGAATAAGTATAAGATTAGTTTGATATTTCGGATTTGCCTGCATTATGGGGTGTTTGGTGCAATGCCTTTGATGGATGATAATGGAGTCGACGGAATGTACTTTTTGAAAGCTAATAGTGGACATGCCACCGAGATCTACATAGAGGTGGAGGAGCTCTTAAGCTTGGGACGATATGATACTCAAACTTTGCAAATTGCAAATCCACATATTGATGGAGGCACTAGTCTATGTGGAAAGGAGCCAATGAATATAGGCGGGACAACTAGCTTATTTAAAAGTCAGTTGATCCAGTTGGATTCTGGAGATGCCCAACCGACTCGGAGAGGATGCAGAAGGGGTACTGGGCGGCAACATATTGAGATGGATCGTCCAAGCGGTAGTCGGCAGGCAAAACGCATGTCAATAGTTGAGCCTCGTGATTTGGAGACTAATGCAGCTACAGTGTTCGAGCCCACGACAAATACTGATGTTGAATTGGTAGATGTGGACGTGGATTCCGAACCAGAACCAGACACCGATGATTCTGTTGATGATGACCACAACTATGATGCATCTGAGCAGAGAAGTAAGTTAGGCGAAGGTGGTATCACCCTCATACACGTTGAGCCTAGTGCACCATGTACCATTGATGTAACACCACAATTGCGGTATGAAGCCGGTGTTGATGCTACGTTACGATTTGATCCTCTAGATGTGAGAGGTGTCGAGAAGCTCAAATTTTGGAATGAGCACACGAAAGAGCTACAATTGGGGTACCTATTTCACACCAAAGAACATGTAAAGCGGGCAGTAAAGTTGTGGTCtataaagaaaaatagagagtaTAAAGTCCGAGAGAGCACTCCAACAACATGGTATGTCCGATGCAAGGCTCGCAACTCCACACCTTCGTGTAACTGGCAGTTGAGAGCAACCTTACGTAGTTCCCATAAGCTGTGGATGATTGTTACTCTTGCAGATGAACATACATGTGTCTGTGTGTGCAACAATAGTGACCACCGACACTTGAGTGAGGATATAATTGCCGAGTACATTATCCCCCACATCATCAAAGATCCATTTTTCAAAGTTAAGAAAATCCAAACAATGGTGAAAAAGGAGCTTCACTGCAATGTGTCGTACAAGAAAGCTTGGTCTGCTCGGCGCAAGGCTATTAATATTATAAACGGTGATTGA
- the LOC113775392 gene encoding uncharacterized protein LOC113775392, translated as MSSSSSSGEEDGDAEWKAAIHSVSVAAATAPAPAPAPAPLSSSTPHHQEVDNPKSHNLKHYQLKAQKILNDIMEKTIEVVSSTDLFPDEDAANSGGGIQLFKHAPTGIVFDHVDEVQPPNKKPRILPGEEIDEKSKKFKRQLQSVAVDGIDILAAARDAGQKALAKLEAREAAAKAAAKREEERVTGLKKVRGERWLPSMAKNRHMGFQGC; from the exons ATGAGCAGCAGTAGTAGTAGCGGAGAGGAAGATGGAGATGCCGAGTGGAAGGCCGCCATTCATTCGGTTTCTGTTGCTGCCGCCACTGCTCCTGCCCCTGCTCCTGCTCCTGCTCCACTCAGTTCCTCTACTCCTCATCATCAAGAAGTTGACAACCCTAAATCCCACAACCTCAAACATTATCAACTCAAG GCccagaaaattttgaacgaTATTATGGAGAAGACCATAGAAGTAGTGAGTAGCACAGATCTTTTTCCAGATGAGGATGCAGCAAATAGTGGTGGTGGAATTCAGCTATTTAAGCATGCTCCCACTGGAATTGTGTTTGATCACGTTG ATGAAGTTCAACCACCAAATAAGAAACCAAGAATACTTCCTGGAGAAGAGATTGACGAGAAGTCAAAGAAG TTTAAACGGCAACTCCAGTCTGTTGCTGTTGATGGGATAGATATTTTAGCTGCAGCAAGAGATGCAGGCCAGAAAGCATTGGCAAAATTGGAAGCTAGAGAAGCAGCGGCTAAGGCAGCTGCTAAAAGAGAGGAAGAACGAGTGACAGGTTTGAAAAAGGTTAGGGGGGAGAGATGGCTACCTTCTATGGCAAAAAACAGGCACATGGGGTTTCAGGGATGCTAA
- the LOC113775753 gene encoding pentatricopeptide repeat-containing protein At4g13650 has product MNIGSLIHTRKLQGKIFKLGFGQDQDFQCWLLDVYVACGDLVSALQTFDDFPSKNLSSWNTLIAGFLGKKLNNQVFRLLSRLVADNVMPDEWTLASVLRACGAGKVTFQYVEHIHAKVIQYGFGAATVVCNPLIDLYSKNGFINSAKQIFQNMFLRDSVSWVAMISGFSNNGREEDSIILYNEMRISGINPTPYIFSCVISACSKIEFYDLGLQLHALVYKWGFASEVYVCNALVTLYSRFGHPMSAEQIFSKMQQMDRVSYNSLISGLVQQGNNERSVELFKKMQIDSLKPDCVTISSLLSACASMGALLKGRQLHSYALKAGMCSDIIIEGSLLDLYVKCSDVESAHRFFLTTQKDNVVLWNVMLVAYGLRGDLNESVRIFEQMQSRGLQPNQYTYPSILRTCTLVGALDLGEQIHSQVIKTGLYQNAYVCSVLIDMYTKHGNLDTGLKILRRLTEEDIVSWTAMIAGYTQHDLFLEALKLFIEMQDLGIQSDNIGFASALSACAGLQAINQGRQIHAQSITSGYSLDPSISNALISLYARCGKVQDAYLAFDKNKNKDNISWNALISGFSQSRHWEEALYTFSKMNLAGVESNMFTYGSVVSAAANTTNLKQGKQIHAKIIKTGYIAEIEASNVLITLYAKTGSLDDAKREFLEMPQKNEVSWNAMITAYSQHGCAAEAIEQFEEMKQLDVRPNNVTFIGVLSACSHVGLVDEGLSYFKSMREKHDVVPKSEHYACIVDILGRAGHLSRAIEFVETMPIEPDAMVWRTLLSACTVHKNMEIGELAAKHLLRLEPNDSATYVLLSNMYAVSGKWVYRNHARKLMKDRGVKKEPGRSWIEVKNSFHAFFVGDQLHPLADQIYAFLEDLNVRVAAMGYIQDRYSIWNDLELGQKDPTALIHSEKLAIAFGLLSLSDSIPLRVMKNLRVCNDCHNWIKYVSKVENRTIVVRDTYRFHHFKDGFCSCKDYW; this is encoded by the coding sequence ATGAACATTGGGTCCTTAATCCATACCAGAAAGCTTCAAGGCAAGATCTTTAAGTTGGGTTTCGGTCAAGACCAGGACTTCCAGTGTTGGCTCCTTGATGTTTATGTTGCTTGTGGAGATCTAGTTTCTGCTTTGCAGACGTTTGATGATTTTCCCTCTAAAAACCTGTCCTCTTGGAATACATTGATAGCTGGTTTTCTTGGGAAAAAATTGAACAATCAAGTTTTTAGACTCCTTTCGCGTTTGGTTGCAGATAATGTTATGCCGGATGAATGGACATTGGCTAGTGTTTTGAGGGCCTGCGGTGCTGGCAAAGTCACTTTTCAATACGTTGAACACATACATGCTAAGGTCATCCAATACGGTTTTGGTGCAGCTACAGTCGTTTGTAACCCTCTTATTGACTTGTACTCGAAGAATGGGTTCATCAATTCTGCTAAGCAAATCTTCCAGAATATGTTCTTAAGGGACAGTGTATCTTGGGTTGCCATGATATCTGGTTTCTCTAACAATGGGCGTGAAGAAGACAGTATCATCCTCTATAATGAGATGCGCATATCAGGAATCAACCCTACTCCATATATTTTCTCATGTGTTATAAGTGCATGCTCCAAGATAGAGTTTTATGACCTGGGATTGCAGCTTCATGCTCTTGTCTATAAGTGGGGATTTGCATCAGAGGTTTATGTGTGTAATGCTCTCGTCACCTTATATTCTCGCTTCGGTCACCCGATGTCTGCTGAACAAATTTTCAGCAAAATGCAGCAGATGGATAGGGTCTCGTATAATTCACTTATATCAGGACTTGTTCAACAAGGAAATAATGAGAGGTCAGTTGAGTtattcaagaaaatgcagatTGACTCCTTGAAGCCTGACTGTGTTACAATTTCAAGCCTTTTGAGCGCTTGCGCATCAATGGGAGCTCTTCTGAAGGGAAGACAACTGCACTCTTATGCGCTTAAGGCTGGAATGTGTTCAGATATCATCATTGAAGGTTCTCTGCTTGACCTTTATGTCAAATGTTCTGATGTTGAATCAGCTCATAGATTCTTCCTCACAACACAGAAAGATAATGTGGTTCTCTGGAATGTGATGCTAGTGGCTTATGGTCTCAGAGGTGATCTGAACGAGTCCGTTAGGATTTTTGAACAGATGCAGAGTCGAGGCCTGCAGCCTAATCAATATACCTACCCAAGTATCTTGAGAACCTGTACTCTGGTAGGAGCTCTTGACTTAGGGGAGCAAATTCACAGTCAAGTCATCAAAACTGGACTTTACCAAAATGCTTATGTCTGCAGTGTGCTTATTGATATGTATACAAAACATGGAAATCTGGATACTGGGCTGAAAATTCTCAGGCGTCTCACAGAGGAAGATATTGTCTCTTGGACAGCAATGATTGCTGGATACACTCAGCATGATCTTTTCTTGGAAGCCCTCAAACTTTTCATAGAAATGCAAGACTTGGGCATTCAATCAGATAATATAGGATTTGCAAGTGCTCTTAGTGCATGTGCTGGACTTCAAGCAATCAATCAAGGACGACAAATTCATGCACAATCAATCACCTCTGGCTATTCCTTGGACCCGTCAATTAGCAATGCACTAATAAGCCTTTATGCTAGATGCGGCAAAGTACAGGATGCGTACTTGGcatttgacaaaaataaaaataaggatAACATCTCATGGAATGCATTGATATCAGGCTTTTCACAAAGCAGGCACTGGGAGGAAGCTCTATACACGTTCTCTAAGATGAATCTAGCTGGAGTAGAATCCAATATGTTCACTTATGGGTCTGTGGTCAGTGCAGCTGCTAATACAACAAACTTAAAACAAGGGAAGCAGATTCATGCTAAAATCATAAAAACTGGGTATATTGCTGAGATAGAAGCTTCAAATGTGTTGATCACATTATATGCGAAGACCGGGAGCCTTGATGATGCCAAAAGAGAGTTTCTTGAAATGCCTCAGAAAAATGAAGTTTCCTGGAATGCCATGATCACGGCCTATTCTCAACATGGATGTGCCGCCGAAGCAATTGAACAGTTTGAGGAAATGAAACAACTGGATGTGAGGCCAAATAACGTTACTTTTATCGGAGTTTTATCAGCCTGTAGCCATGTGGGTTTGGTGGATGAGGGGCTCAGCTATTTCAAGTCCATGAGAGAAAAACATGATGTGGTGCCAAAATCAGAACATTATGCTTGTATTGTAGATATTTTAGGACGGGCAGGTCATTTGTCCCGTGCAATAGAATTTGTGGAGACTATGCCAATTGAACCAGATGCAATGGTCTGGAGAACACTCTTAAGTGCTTGCACAGTTCACAAGAACATGGAAATTGGAGAATTGGCGGCTAAACATCTTTTGAGATTAGAGCCAAATGACTCTGCTACCTATGTTCTTCTATCCAATATGTATGCGGTTTCCGGGAAATGGGTTTATCGCAATCATGCAAGGAAGCTGATGAAAGACAGAGGTGTAAAGAAAGAGCCTGGTCGTAGCTGGATTGAAGTTAAAAACTCGTTCCATGCCTTTTTCGTCGGTGATCAGCTCCATCCTCTTGCAGATCAGATCTACGCATTTCTTGAGGATTTAAATGTTAGGGTTGCTGCAATGGGTTACATACAGGACCGATATAGCATTTGGAATGACTTGGAGCTTGGTCAAAAAGACCCAACTGCATTGATCCACAGCGAAAAGTTGGCTATTGCCTTTGGACTGCTGAGCTTGTCTGATTCAATTCCATTACGAGTGATGAAAAACCTTCGGGTCTGTAATGATTGCCATAATTGGATTAAGTATGTTTCAAAGGTAGAAAATCGGACTATTGTTGTAAGGGATACATACCGGTTCCATCATTTTAAGGATGGTTTTTGTTCATGCAAAGATTACTGGTAG
- the LOC113774648 gene encoding NADPH-dependent aldehyde reductase-like protein, chloroplastic, translating into MADSIPLPLKDRVAIVTGGSRGIGRAIALHLASLGANLVINYSSNPAQADLVASQINSASASRAITVRADISDPAQVKSLFDSAESAFNSSPVHILVNSAGVLDSKYPTLANTALEDFDNIFNVNARGAFLCCREAANRIKRGGGGRIICLTTSLVAALRPGFAAYVGSKAAVESMVKILAKELKGTGITANCVAPGPIATDMFFAGMTEEMVKRVVDESPLGRLGETEDVAPLVGFLATDAGEWVNGQIIRVNGGYV; encoded by the coding sequence ATGGCTGATTCCATCCCCCTCCCTCTCAAAGACCGAGTAGCCATCGTCACCGGCGGCTCCAGGGGAATTGGGCGGGCCATAGCCCTCCATCTTGCCTCTCTCGGAGCCAACCTCGTGATCAACTACTCCTCCAACCCAGCTCAAGCCGACCTCGTTGCCTCCCAAATCAATTCTGCTTCTGCTTCCCGCGCCATCACCGTCAGAGCCGATATTTCCGACCCAGCCCAGGTCAAGTCCCTCTTCGACTCCGCCGAGTCCGCCTTCAACTCCTCCCCTGTTCATATCCTCGTCAATTCCGCTGGTGTACTCGACTCCAAGTACCCAACCCTGGCCAACACCGCCCTGGAAGACTTCGACAACATCTTCAACGTTAACGCCAGGGGGGCCTTCTTGTGCTGCAGGGAGGCTGCCAACAGGATCAAGCGCGGCGGCGGAGGGAGGATCATCTGCTTAACCACCTCCTTGGTGGCCGCCTTGAGGCCCGGCTTCGCTGCCTACGTGGGGTCCAAAGCCGCCGTGGAGTCCATGGTCAAGATACTGGCCAAGGAGCTCAAGGGGACCGGTATAACCGCCAACTGCGTGGCCCCGGGGCCTATCGCCACGGACATGTTCTTTGCTGGGATGACAGAAGAGATGGTCAAGAGGGTTGTGGACGAGAGCCCGCTCGGTAGACTGGGCGAAACAGAGGACGTGGCTCCGCTGGTGGGATTCCTGGCTACTGATGCTGGGGAGTGGGTTAATGGTCAGATCATTCGCGTCAATGGTGGCTACGTCTAA
- the LOC113776447 gene encoding protein SINE1 has product MGIRSLSPMVRRELENLDKDADSRKSAMKALKSYVKDLDSKAIPLFLAQVSETKETGSSGEYTISLYEVLARVHGHKIVPQIDNIMTTIIKTLTSSAGSFALHQACSKVVPAIARYGMDPTTPEDKKRHIIHSLCKPLSDCLLGSHESLSSGAALCLKALVECDNWRFASNGMVNEVCQRVAGALDKHLQTNSHMALVMSLAKHNSLTVEAYARLLIRTGLQILNEDANSQKRLSAIHMVSSLMKCLDHKSISSELELIIKVMENCQSDQMAYVSGAAFEALQTARKICTEKSSKFEKDMVSVTGSNFDRRGNLRRRNLSDSGDQSPLTASPESQTINSFCGHDSFFDSPISTNQTSPDFAYDRRSVNRKLWSRCENGVLDVSLKDGIFSEVTRRSAMGSSEHDGFSDFSGDYTDGFVGFCQTSSRNRVARSATPSPQRSRSLINVDSVKIFATPRKLIHSLQDQNEESSDSDKPNRRFRSPSSQYEMTPTSKYKQNGVHQMRGLEINGKGKSPTGSEALRGSSESVSSTQDIPAEDTTKPSPKLELPRVDGLKGYWKPTRNTLGILFVIFATILCFMLIDDQGEGYNLVPT; this is encoded by the exons ATGGGAATAAGAAGTCTTAGTCCCATGGTCAGAAGGGAGTTGGAAAATCTTGACAAGGATGCTGACAGTCGAAAATCTGCTATGAAAGCCTTGAAATCCTATGTCAAAGATTTGGATTCCAAAGCTATCCCTCTCTTTCTCGCACAGGTTTCCGAGACCAAAGAAACTGGTTCTTCTGGAGAGTATACGATCTCACTATACGAGGTTCTTGCTCGTGTTCATGGACATAAAATTGTCCCTCAAATTGACAACATCATGACCACTATTATCAAGACTTTGACGTCAAGTGCAGGATCTTTTGCTCTTCACCAAGCTTGCTCTAAGGTGGTTCCGGCAATTGCCAGATATGGAATGGACCCAACTACTCCCGAGGACAAGAAGAGACACATCATTCACTCTCTCTGTAAGCCTCTCTCCGATTGTCTTTTGGGCAGTCATGAGAGCCTATCTTCTGGAGCTGCTCTTTGTCTGAAGGCTCTAGTAGAGTGCGATAACTGGAGGTTTGCTTCAAACGGGATGGTGAATGAGGTATGTCAGAGAGTTGCTGGAGCTTTGGACAAGCACTTGCAAACTAATTCGCACATGGCACTTGTGATGTCTTTGGCTAAGCACAACAGTTTGACTGTCGAGGCGTATGCAAGGTTGTTGATCCGCACTGGATTGCAGATTCTGAATGAAGATGCCAATTCTCAAAAAAGATTGTCCGCCATTCATATGGTGAGCTCTTTGATGAAGTGTTTGGATCACAAAAGCATCTCTTCCGAGTTGGAATTAATAATTAAGGTGATGGAGAACTGTCAGTCTGATCAGATGGCTTACGTAAGTGGGGCTGCTTTTGAAGCATTGCAAACTGCTCGAAAGATATGTACTGAGAAAAGCTCAAAATTTGAGAAAGATATGGTTTCAGTCACTGGCTCAAATTTTGACAGGAGAGGAAatttaagaagaagaaatttgtCGGATTCTGGGGATCAATCACCTCTGACAGCTTCACCTGAATCACAGACTATCAATTCATTTTGTGGGCACGATTCCTTCTTTGACTCCCCAATTTCAACGAATCAGACCTCTCCAGACTTCGCTTATGATCGAAGGAGTGTGAATCGGAAACTGTGGTCAAGGTGTGAGAATGGTGTTTTAGACGTCTCTCTCAAGGATGGTATCTTTTCAGAGGTAACACGCAGAAGTGCCATGGGGAGCTCTGAGCATGATGGTTTTTCTGATTTCTCTGGAGATTATACGGATGGATTTGTTGGATTTTGCCAAACTAGTTCCAGAAATAGAGTTGCCAGAAGTGCCACTCCCAGTCCTCAG CGTTCTCGCTCTCTCATCAATGTTGACAGTGTAAAGATCTTTGCAACACCAAGAAAGCTAATTCACTCCCTTCAGGATCAAAATGAGGAAAGTTCAGACTCTGACAAACCAAATAGGAGATTCAGAAGTCCTTCAAGCCAATATGAAATGACTCCTACTTCAAAATATAAACAGAATGGCGTTCATCAAATGAGGGGCCTTGAGATTAATGGGAAAGGGAAGTCACCTACAGGGTCCGAAGCGTTACGAGGAAGCTCCGAATCAGTGTCTTCAACACAAGATATCCCTGCTGAGGATACAACAAAACCTTCTCCAAAGTTGGAACTTCCTAGAGTTGATGGTCTGAAAGGCTACTGGAAGCCTACTCGCAACACACTCGGCATTCTCTTTGTTATATTTGCAACTATTTTATGCTTCATGTTAATTGATGATCAAGGAGAAGGTTACAATCTTGTCCCCACCTAA
- the LOC113776448 gene encoding protein NDH-DEPENDENT CYCLIC ELECTRON FLOW 5: MTPFQLEGIMTSSTIHSGFLSPHFIPLSNTRKPVLLPTKTVHCLQCPPPSFVCNISSSKKREPRLPSVAASVWCPPLDVDCLENEYGSHGVSFSGISSGDESCMVKMTMENGSVAKLMLPSGLITSYKPLMWHGATMELLHTSVSEGENGEALIHGGVSLDLKFDLNGILWSPKAWTLRGVQGSSLEFIQVELISQNVEGNIEVKQIITLKEDALSSEILVCNSSDSSLHFTGAVISHLTVSTPEATYAIGLEGSDFFSKTPLLTDFSLIHPSFGKIGSRKARGLMDFTGFFSGWGVDRDNERMRKETEEGLEGEEEDGYKNLAEEMSRIYTSAPRDFTVLDRGRRNSVLVGRNGFNELYMFSPGSSHEWYGKYSYICVGQAALLQPITLSSQSEWRGKQRLCNPNL, encoded by the exons ATGACACCATTTCAGCTTGAGGGAATCATGACAAGTAGTACCATCCACTCTGGTTTCCTCTCTCCACACTTCATCCCTCTTTCCAACACCAGAAAACCAGTACTGTTACCTACCAAGACCGTTCATTGTCTGCAGTGTCCTCCTCCTTCTTTCGTGTGCAACATTTCTAGCAGCAAGAAAAGAGAGCCCAGATTGCCATCGGTAGCAGCATCAGTCTGGTGCCCACCTCTAGACGTGGATTGTCTAGAAAATGAGTATGGAAGCCATGGAGTCTCGTTTTCTGGTATCAGCAGTGGTGATGAGAGTTGTATGGTCAAGATGACCATGGAAAATGGAAGTGTAGCTAAGCTGATGCTTCCCAGCGGGCTCATCACTTCATATAAGCCTTTAATGTGGCATGGAGCCACCATGGAGTTACTGCACACCTCAGTCTCAGAAGGGGAAAATGGTGAAGCACTTATTCACGGTGGAGTTTCATTAGACCTCAAGTTTGATCTGAACGGGATTTTATGGTCTCCAAAAGCTTGGACTCTGCGTGGAGTTCAAGGAAGCTCTCTAGAATTTATTCAG GTAGAACTGATAAGCCAAAATGTAGAAGGCAACATTGAAGTTAAACAGATCATAACACTCAAAGAAGATGCTTTATCCTCTGAAATTCTAGTCTGCAACTCAAGTGATTCATCCCTCCATTTCACGGGTGCAGTTATAAGTCATCTGACGGTGAGCACTCCAGAAGCAACTTATGCAATCGGACTAGAAGGATCAGATTTCTTTAGCAAGACTCCACTTTTGACAGATTTTAGTCTTATTCACCCCAGCTTTGGCAAGATAGGATCAAGGAAAGCAAGAGGTCTTATGGACTTCACAGGATTCTTTTCCGGCTGGGGTGTGGATCGAGACAATGAGAGAATGAGAAAAGAGACAGAAGAAGGTCTGGAGGGAGAAGAAGAGGATGGTTACAAAAATTTGGCAGAGGAAATGAGCAGAATATACACCAGCGCGCCTCGCGATTTCACAGTCCTTGACAGG GGGAGGAGAAACTCAGTCCTGGTAGGGAGAAATGGGTTCAATGAACTTTACATGTTCAGTCCAGGTTCAAGTCATGAATGGTATGGCAAATACTCTTATATATGTGTAGGACAAGCGGCCCTGCTTCAACCTATAACCTTGAGCTCCCAAAGTGAATGGAGAGGCAAGCAGCGTTTATGTAATCCAAACCTCTGA